The following proteins are encoded in a genomic region of [Eubacterium] hominis:
- a CDS encoding carbamoyl phosphate synthase small subunit yields MKRLLILEDGSVYEGIGFGGNNYQMGELIFQTGMSGYQEILSDLSYYGQIVMMTYPAIGNCGINRDDFESLIPNVFGFVVKEYCEEPSNFRSDMSLDEFLKMKNIPAIADIDTREITRKIRDNGVMKAMMADEGADVKAIVDMMKHTELPTGGVAKVSTQKPFPIPSRGKKAVMLDIGTKFAVIREFNERDIDLLVVPYNMSAEKIMELQPDGVILSGGPGSPDEIPETIEATKQLLGKVPLLGIGLGHEVLALALGAKIKKMKTGHHGNSMPVRNLKKNKIEFTAQNHGYDLDESNIDGTGIEITYRALNDDSVEGFTHNKYELISVAFEPEASPGADDLKYIFDEFIELMKERG; encoded by the coding sequence ATGAAAAGGCTGCTGATTTTAGAAGATGGAAGTGTTTATGAAGGTATTGGATTTGGTGGCAACAATTACCAGATGGGAGAATTGATTTTCCAGACGGGTATGAGTGGATACCAGGAAATCCTGAGTGATTTGTCTTATTATGGACAGATCGTTATGATGACATATCCTGCCATTGGAAACTGCGGGATCAACCGTGATGACTTTGAAAGTCTGATTCCTAATGTATTTGGATTCGTTGTTAAAGAATATTGTGAAGAACCAAGCAATTTCAGAAGTGATATGAGTCTGGATGAATTCTTGAAAATGAAAAATATTCCAGCAATCGCAGATATCGATACAAGAGAGATCACAAGAAAAATTAGAGATAACGGTGTAATGAAAGCTATGATGGCTGATGAAGGTGCAGATGTAAAAGCCATCGTTGATATGATGAAGCATACAGAACTACCAACAGGCGGTGTGGCAAAAGTTTCTACCCAGAAACCATTCCCAATTCCAAGTCGTGGTAAAAAAGCTGTAATGTTAGATATCGGCACAAAGTTTGCGGTGATTCGTGAATTTAATGAACGTGATATTGATTTATTGGTAGTACCTTACAATATGAGTGCAGAAAAAATTATGGAGCTTCAACCAGATGGTGTAATCTTAAGTGGTGGACCTGGTTCTCCTGATGAAATTCCTGAAACGATTGAAGCAACCAAACAGTTGTTAGGTAAAGTTCCTTTGTTAGGAATTGGCTTAGGTCATGAAGTGCTTGCTTTAGCTTTAGGCGCAAAGATAAAGAAAATGAAAACAGGACATCATGGAAACAGTATGCCTGTACGTAACCTGAAGAAAAACAAGATTGAATTTACAGCTCAGAATCATGGTTATGATTTAGATGAATCCAATATCGATGGTACAGGTATTGAAATCACATATCGTGCATTAAATGATGATTCTGTAGAAGGCTTTACACACAACAAATACGAATTGATTTCTGTCGCATTTGAACCAGAAGCAAGTCCTGGGGCAGATGATCTGAAATACATTTTTGATGAATTCATCGAACTGATGAAGGAAAGGGGATAA
- the carB gene encoding carbamoyl-phosphate synthase large subunit, translating into MPKRTDIHKILVIGSGPIIIGQAAEFDYAGTQACTSLKEEGYEVILINSNPATIMTDTVIADRVYIEPLTAEFAKRIIFKERPDAILGSLGGQTGLNLVVELAESGILDEFNVEVLGTALDAIEKAEDRDKFRELMYEIGEPVPASVIVHTVEEALVFANENGYPVVVRPAYTLGGTGGGFANNEEELKEICAHGLKISPATQCLIEQSIAGYKEIEYEVMRDNADNAIVVCNMENVDPVGVHTGDSIVVAPTQTLTDRDCGIMRASALKIIRALKICGGCNVQLALDPNSFNYYVIEVNPRVSRSSALASKATGYPIAKLAAKVAVGLTLDEIINPITQTSYACVEPTIDYVVAKFPRFPFDKFPKGDRKLGTQMKATGEVMSIGRTFDEAMLKAIRSLEMKVDYLEKAEINEMDVEDLWKKLRDNDDERIFVITALLRKGVTVEDIHKVTMMDEYFLNRFKNLVKFETVLKENKGNLEVLKEAKKKGYADSYIARAWDMKEREVYDLRKSNHIIPVYKMVDTCAGEFESHTPYLYSTYEHENESIPSNNKKVIVLGAGPIRIGQGVEFDYATVHCVKTLRECGYEAIVINNNPETVSTDYSISDKLYFEPLTIEDVMHVIDLEQPLGVIVQFGGQTAINLADKLVERGVKILGTSLQSIDEAEDRHEFEEMLHKLDIPQPNGATATTVEEALVIANRIGYPVLVRPSYVLGGRAMEIVHNDDDLKIYMATAVKEISHDAPILVDKYIVGKELEIDGICDGEHVYIPGIMEHIERAGVHSGDSISVYPAPTVSQKVKDTILDYAIRIGKGFKFIGLYNIQFIVDKEEKVYVLEVNPRSSRTVPFLSKVTGIPMSYIATRCVLGHSLKEQGYEEGIHSESDRWFVKAPVFSFAKLRHVDTTLGPEMKSTGEALGSDVTLEKALYKALLASGIRIPSHGNVLMTIADQDKDEALSIAKRFYAIGYGIYATAGTAAYLKEHGLFVKTVGKISEHGEDNVEDVIRSGKVNYVVNTMSVEKEANHDGFVIRRTAAENNISCFTSLDTANAILSVLESQNFTTISMNELED; encoded by the coding sequence ATGCCAAAGAGAACAGATATTCATAAGATCTTAGTCATAGGATCAGGTCCAATCATCATTGGACAGGCTGCAGAGTTTGACTATGCCGGTACACAGGCATGTACTTCCTTAAAGGAAGAAGGGTATGAAGTTATTCTGATCAACTCCAACCCAGCGACGATTATGACAGATACTGTCATTGCTGATCGTGTATATATTGAACCATTGACCGCAGAATTTGCGAAACGTATCATCTTTAAGGAACGACCAGATGCAATCCTTGGAAGTCTTGGTGGACAGACAGGATTAAATTTAGTTGTAGAATTAGCAGAATCTGGCATCTTGGATGAATTTAATGTAGAAGTATTAGGTACAGCATTAGATGCAATCGAAAAAGCAGAAGATCGTGATAAATTCCGTGAATTAATGTATGAAATCGGAGAACCAGTACCTGCCAGTGTGATTGTTCATACAGTGGAAGAAGCACTTGTTTTCGCAAATGAAAATGGTTATCCAGTGGTAGTACGCCCTGCCTATACCTTAGGTGGAACTGGTGGAGGTTTCGCCAATAATGAAGAAGAATTAAAAGAAATCTGTGCACATGGCTTAAAGATTTCACCAGCAACACAGTGTCTGATTGAACAAAGTATTGCCGGTTATAAAGAAATTGAATATGAAGTAATGCGTGATAATGCGGATAATGCCATCGTTGTCTGCAACATGGAAAATGTCGACCCAGTTGGTGTTCATACCGGAGATTCTATCGTCGTAGCACCTACACAGACACTTACAGATCGTGATTGTGGTATCATGCGTGCAAGTGCATTGAAAATCATTCGTGCATTAAAAATCTGTGGTGGATGTAACGTTCAGCTGGCATTAGATCCTAATTCATTTAACTATTATGTAATTGAAGTAAACCCTCGTGTATCAAGATCAAGTGCTCTGGCTTCTAAAGCAACCGGTTATCCTATCGCAAAACTTGCCGCAAAAGTTGCTGTTGGATTAACACTTGATGAAATCATCAATCCAATTACGCAGACTAGTTATGCCTGTGTAGAACCAACCATTGACTATGTAGTCGCAAAATTCCCACGTTTCCCATTTGATAAATTCCCAAAAGGCGATCGTAAACTGGGAACTCAGATGAAAGCAACTGGTGAAGTTATGTCCATTGGACGTACTTTTGATGAAGCGATGTTAAAGGCTATCCGTTCATTAGAAATGAAAGTGGATTACCTTGAAAAAGCAGAAATCAATGAAATGGATGTCGAAGATTTATGGAAGAAACTGCGTGATAATGATGATGAACGTATCTTTGTGATTACGGCATTGTTAAGAAAAGGTGTCACAGTAGAGGATATTCATAAAGTCACCATGATGGATGAATACTTCTTGAACCGTTTTAAAAATCTTGTAAAATTTGAAACGGTATTAAAAGAAAACAAAGGCAATCTGGAAGTATTGAAGGAAGCTAAGAAAAAAGGCTATGCGGATAGTTATATCGCAAGAGCATGGGATATGAAGGAACGTGAGGTATATGACTTACGTAAGTCTAATCACATCATTCCAGTTTATAAGATGGTAGATACCTGTGCGGGTGAATTTGAATCACATACACCATATCTATATTCTACGTATGAACATGAAAATGAAAGTATCCCAAGCAATAACAAGAAGGTAATCGTATTAGGTGCGGGACCAATCCGTATTGGACAGGGTGTAGAATTTGACTATGCGACGGTTCATTGTGTGAAAACACTTCGTGAATGTGGTTATGAAGCTATCGTTATCAATAACAACCCAGAAACTGTATCAACTGATTACTCTATCTCTGATAAATTATACTTTGAACCATTGACAATCGAAGATGTTATGCATGTCATCGATTTGGAACAGCCATTGGGTGTCATCGTTCAATTTGGTGGACAGACTGCTATCAACTTAGCGGATAAATTAGTAGAACGTGGTGTGAAGATTTTAGGTACTTCTTTACAGAGCATTGATGAGGCAGAGGATCGTCATGAATTTGAAGAAATGTTACACAAATTAGATATCCCTCAGCCAAATGGCGCAACTGCGACAACGGTGGAAGAAGCACTTGTCATCGCGAATCGTATCGGTTATCCAGTGCTTGTTCGTCCAAGTTATGTATTGGGTGGACGTGCAATGGAAATCGTACACAATGATGATGATTTGAAAATCTATATGGCAACAGCTGTAAAAGAAATTAGTCATGATGCACCAATCCTTGTCGATAAATATATCGTAGGTAAAGAACTTGAAATCGATGGTATCTGTGATGGAGAACATGTATATATTCCAGGTATCATGGAGCATATCGAACGTGCCGGTGTTCACTCAGGTGACTCTATCAGCGTGTATCCAGCACCAACCGTATCACAGAAAGTAAAAGATACAATTTTAGATTATGCAATTCGTATCGGTAAAGGCTTTAAATTTATCGGATTATATAACATTCAGTTTATTGTAGATAAAGAAGAAAAGGTATATGTATTGGAAGTAAATCCAAGAAGTTCACGTACCGTACCATTCTTAAGCAAGGTCACAGGTATTCCAATGAGCTATATCGCTACACGTTGTGTACTTGGTCATTCCTTAAAAGAACAGGGATATGAAGAAGGCATTCACAGTGAAAGTGATCGCTGGTTTGTAAAAGCACCAGTATTCTCATTTGCGAAACTGCGTCATGTCGATACAACCTTAGGACCTGAAATGAAATCTACAGGAGAAGCTTTAGGAAGTGATGTGACACTTGAAAAAGCATTATATAAAGCATTACTTGCCAGTGGCATCCGTATTCCAAGTCATGGCAATGTCTTAATGACGATTGCGGATCAGGATAAAGATGAAGCATTATCTATCGCAAAACGTTTCTATGCGATTGGCTATGGTATCTATGCGACAGCTGGTACAGCTGCTTACCTAAAAGAGCATGGCTTATTTGTGAAAACCGTTGGTAAGATCAGTGAACATGGGGAAGATAATGTAGAAGATGTGATTCGAAGTGGTAAAGTCAACTATGTTGTCAACACAATGAGCGTTGAAAAGGAAGCAAACCATGATGGATTTGTGATTCGTCGTACAGCAGCAGAAAATAATATCAGCTGTTTCACATCTCTGGATACAGCCAATGCCATCTTAAGTGTATTGGAAAGCCAGAACTTTACAACAATTTCAATGAATGAACTGGAGGATTAA
- a CDS encoding dihydroorotate dehydrogenase electron transfer subunit, with translation MQVETCLIMRNDKIAKNTYRMQLQGKIAQDMKPGQFVNIKVDGYMLRRPISICSVESKNEFVIVYKVVGDGTKVLSELSARRMLDVFGPLGSSYPIHEELDEVLLIGGGVGVPPLYELAKQYRAINKKVNVVLGFNDAASVFYVNEFERLGASVVVATMDGSYGVKGTVMDAIKEKGITCDFTYSCGPIPMLKAVENAYSKGYMSFESRMACGIGACMACVAKDKKEENMYHRICKEGPVFPIGKVEY, from the coding sequence ATGCAGGTAGAAACATGTCTGATCATGCGCAATGATAAGATTGCGAAAAATACGTACCGTATGCAGCTGCAGGGCAAGATTGCCCAGGATATGAAGCCCGGACAATTTGTGAATATCAAAGTGGATGGGTACATGTTGCGCAGGCCAATCAGTATCTGCAGTGTAGAAAGTAAAAATGAATTCGTCATCGTCTACAAAGTTGTAGGCGATGGCACTAAGGTATTAAGTGAGCTAAGCGCTAGAAGAATGCTGGATGTCTTTGGACCACTTGGCAGCAGCTATCCGATTCATGAAGAATTAGATGAAGTGCTGTTGATTGGTGGAGGTGTTGGTGTTCCTCCTTTATATGAACTGGCGAAACAATATCGTGCCATCAATAAAAAAGTTAACGTTGTCTTAGGCTTCAATGATGCCGCAAGTGTGTTCTATGTGAATGAATTTGAAAGACTAGGCGCAAGTGTTGTTGTGGCGACCATGGATGGAAGCTATGGTGTCAAAGGTACCGTCATGGATGCCATCAAAGAAAAAGGAATCACTTGTGATTTCACCTACAGCTGTGGTCCGATTCCAATGTTAAAGGCAGTCGAAAATGCTTATTCAAAAGGATATATGAGTTTTGAAAGCCGTATGGCATGTGGTATTGGTGCCTGCATGGCATGTGTTGCCAAAGATAAAAAAGAGGAAAACATGTATCACCGTATCTGTAAAGAAGGTCCGGTGTTCCCTATCGGAAAGGTGGAATACTAA
- a CDS encoding dihydroorotate dehydrogenase: MDLSVKLPGLNLKNPIIPASGCFGFGREYAELYDLSKLGGIAIKSATPQKRFGNPTPRVAETPSGMLNAIGLQNPGVDVIMEKELPWLAQFDTEIIANVAGASEEDYVEVIKKLNSSDVVKAYELNISCPNVKHGGIGLGTKPELAAKVTRMAKEAATKPVYVKLSPNVTDIVEIAKAVEEAGADGIVMINTLMGMRLDLKTGKPILANLTGGLSGPAIKPVAIRMIYQVSQAVNIPIIGVGGITRAEDVLEFLYAGASAVEVGMQNFIDPYCCVKIIEELPEVFKKYGISDIKEAIGRSHRG; encoded by the coding sequence ATGGATTTATCAGTAAAACTGCCAGGATTAAACCTGAAAAACCCAATCATTCCTGCAAGTGGATGCTTTGGATTCGGTAGAGAATATGCTGAATTATATGATTTATCAAAGCTAGGTGGTATCGCCATTAAAAGTGCGACACCACAAAAACGTTTTGGTAATCCAACCCCTCGTGTTGCGGAAACACCAAGCGGTATGTTGAATGCTATTGGACTTCAAAATCCAGGTGTTGATGTAATCATGGAAAAAGAACTGCCATGGCTGGCACAGTTTGATACAGAAATCATTGCCAATGTGGCAGGTGCCAGTGAGGAAGATTATGTTGAAGTCATCAAAAAATTAAACAGCAGTGATGTTGTGAAAGCTTATGAATTAAACATCAGTTGTCCAAATGTAAAACATGGTGGGATTGGTCTAGGCACAAAACCAGAGCTTGCCGCAAAAGTAACACGTATGGCAAAAGAAGCTGCCACAAAGCCTGTCTATGTGAAGTTATCTCCAAATGTTACGGATATCGTAGAAATTGCGAAAGCTGTAGAAGAAGCAGGGGCAGATGGTATCGTCATGATCAATACCTTGATGGGTATGCGTTTGGATTTAAAAACAGGAAAACCAATTTTAGCAAATCTTACTGGAGGATTAAGTGGACCTGCCATCAAGCCAGTTGCGATTCGTATGATTTATCAAGTATCACAGGCTGTCAATATCCCAATTATTGGCGTTGGCGGTATTACCAGAGCAGAGGATGTATTAGAGTTTTTGTATGCAGGGGCAAGTGCTGTAGAAGTTGGTATGCAGAACTTTATCGATCCTTATTGTTGTGTTAAAATAATAGAGGAATTACCAGAAGTGTTCAAGAAGTATGGTATTTCAGATATCAAGGAAGCAATCGGAAGGAGTCATAGAGGATGA
- the pyrF gene encoding orotidine-5'-phosphate decarboxylase, whose product MSKTIVALDFSKKEDVISFLDKFSEPIYVKVGMELTYAFGFEMIREIKARGHKIFLDLKLHDIPNTVKNGMKNLAKLDVDIVNLHAAGGSAMMKAAMEGLVEGAVNGKRPLCIAVTQLTSTSKEAMNNELLIPGEVQDVVISYAKLAKESGLDGVVCSVHEARGIHEACGDDFLTVTPGIRLASDSKDDQKRVATPAFAKEEGCDYIVVGRSITKSEDPYKTYNEIEAIMEGK is encoded by the coding sequence ATGAGTAAAACAATCGTAGCGCTGGATTTTTCAAAAAAAGAAGATGTGATCAGTTTCTTGGATAAATTCAGTGAACCAATTTATGTAAAAGTGGGAATGGAATTAACGTATGCATTTGGATTTGAAATGATTCGTGAAATCAAGGCAAGAGGACACAAAATCTTCTTGGATCTAAAACTGCACGATATTCCAAATACTGTAAAAAACGGTATGAAGAATTTAGCAAAATTAGATGTCGATATCGTAAACTTGCATGCAGCTGGTGGCAGTGCCATGATGAAAGCGGCTATGGAAGGCCTTGTGGAAGGTGCAGTAAATGGAAAACGTCCATTATGTATCGCTGTTACACAGTTAACTAGTACAAGCAAGGAAGCGATGAACAACGAATTATTGATTCCTGGAGAAGTTCAGGACGTAGTCATTTCTTACGCAAAACTTGCGAAAGAAAGTGGTTTGGATGGGGTTGTATGCTCTGTTCATGAAGCAAGAGGCATCCATGAAGCATGCGGTGATGATTTCTTAACCGTGACACCTGGTATTCGTTTGGCAAGTGATTCAAAAGATGATCAAAAACGTGTCGCAACACCAGCATTTGCCAAAGAAGAAGGCTGTGACTACATCGTTGTAGGAAGAAGTATCACAAAGAGTGAAGATCCTTATAAAACATATAACGAAATTGAAGCAATTATGGAGGGAAAATAA
- a CDS encoding orotate phosphoribosyltransferase: MSVEKIVAENLLSIKAVSLQPTSPFTWASGIKSPIYCDNRLVLSFPEKRSVVVEGFVEEIKANYNDADVIIGTSTAGIPWGAMVADKLNKPFGYVRSSNKTHGKGNKIEGKVEPGQKVVVVEDLISTGGSVKDVVDSLREAGAIVIGVVAIFTYLLPAADECFKALDVPYSTLSNYDVLIGVALENNYIEESDLEKLKAWKKDPKDESWMNK; encoded by the coding sequence ATGAGCGTAGAAAAAATCGTAGCAGAAAACCTGCTTTCTATCAAAGCTGTATCTTTACAGCCAACAAGTCCATTTACATGGGCAAGTGGAATCAAAAGTCCAATTTATTGTGACAACCGTCTGGTATTAAGCTTTCCAGAAAAAAGAAGTGTTGTTGTGGAAGGTTTTGTAGAAGAAATCAAAGCAAACTACAATGATGCAGACGTCATCATTGGTACTTCTACTGCAGGTATCCCTTGGGGTGCGATGGTTGCGGATAAATTAAACAAACCATTTGGCTATGTAAGAAGTAGCAATAAAACACATGGAAAAGGAAATAAAATTGAAGGTAAAGTAGAACCAGGACAAAAAGTTGTCGTTGTAGAAGATTTAATCTCTACAGGTGGAAGTGTAAAAGATGTTGTTGATTCACTTCGTGAAGCTGGTGCCATCGTCATTGGCGTTGTCGCTATCTTTACATACTTATTGCCAGCAGCTGATGAATGCTTCAAAGCACTGGATGTACCATATTCTACATTAAGCAATTATGATGTATTGATTGGTGTTGCTTTAGAAAACAACTATATCGAAGAAAGTGATTTAGAAAAACTGAAAGCATGGAAAAAAGACCCTAAAGATGAGTCTTGGATGAATAAATAG
- the carA gene encoding glutamine-hydrolyzing carbamoyl-phosphate synthase small subunit, translating into MKTRYLILEDGSCYKGYAFGSDNYQVGELVFNTGMSGYQEVLSDLSYCGQIVMMTYPLIGNYGINRDDFESLNPAVFGFVVKEACEKPSNFRGDMSVDEFLKLKHIPGIYGVDTRAITRKIRNKGTMRAIMADEGVNVEETVSMLKNTDFLHDQVKRVSTQKPFPIPNRGKKVVLMDFGAKHGIIRELSKRNCDLIVVPYDTSAEEIMALHPDGVMLSNGPGDPKDMEGPIKEIQKLMGQVPIFGICLGHQLISLACGANTTKLKFGHRGCNHPVVNLASGKVEITSQNHGFAVEEESLAGTDLVLTHRALNDKSVEGVKHSKYPVFSVQYHPEASPGPEDANYLFDDFMKLMEKENM; encoded by the coding sequence ATGAAGACAAGATATTTAATACTGGAGGATGGCAGCTGTTATAAGGGATACGCATTTGGTTCAGATAATTATCAAGTGGGAGAATTAGTATTCAATACAGGGATGAGTGGATATCAGGAGGTATTAAGTGATTTGTCGTATTGTGGGCAAATCGTCATGATGACCTATCCATTGATCGGTAACTATGGCATCAACCGTGATGATTTTGAAAGCCTGAATCCAGCAGTGTTTGGATTTGTGGTGAAGGAAGCATGTGAAAAACCAAGCAACTTCCGCGGCGATATGAGTGTCGATGAATTTTTAAAGTTAAAGCATATACCTGGTATTTATGGCGTGGATACCCGTGCCATTACCAGAAAAATTAGAAATAAGGGTACCATGCGTGCCATCATGGCAGATGAAGGTGTTAATGTGGAAGAAACTGTTTCCATGTTAAAGAATACAGACTTCTTACATGATCAGGTAAAACGTGTGTCTACCCAAAAGCCTTTCCCTATTCCAAATCGTGGAAAGAAAGTCGTATTGATGGATTTTGGCGCAAAACATGGCATTATTCGTGAATTATCAAAACGTAACTGTGATTTAATCGTCGTACCATATGATACAAGTGCAGAAGAAATTATGGCACTTCATCCAGATGGTGTGATGTTAAGTAATGGTCCAGGAGATCCTAAAGATATGGAAGGTCCAATCAAAGAAATTCAAAAACTGATGGGACAGGTACCAATCTTTGGTATCTGTTTAGGACACCAGCTAATTTCCTTAGCATGTGGCGCCAATACCACAAAGTTGAAATTTGGTCATCGAGGATGTAACCACCCAGTAGTCAATCTTGCAAGTGGCAAGGTAGAAATCACTTCCCAAAACCATGGGTTTGCGGTAGAAGAAGAAAGCCTTGCAGGTACTGATTTAGTGCTAACACATCGTGCCTTAAATGACAAAAGTGTGGAAGGTGTAAAACACAGTAAATACCCAGTATTCAGTGTGCAGTATCACCCAGAGGCAAGTCCTGGACCAGAAGATGCCAACTATTTGTTTGACGACTTTATGAAACTGATGGAAAAGGAGAATATGTAA